The following are from one region of the Elgaria multicarinata webbii isolate HBS135686 ecotype San Diego chromosome 13, rElgMul1.1.pri, whole genome shotgun sequence genome:
- the RPS19 gene encoding small ribosomal subunit protein eS19 produces MPGVTVKDVNQQEFVRALAAFLKKSGKLKVPEWVDTVKLAKHKELAPYDENWFYTRAASTARHLYLRGGAGVGSMTKIYGGRQRNGVMPSHFSRGSKSVARRVLQALEGLKMVEKDQDGGRKLTPQGQRDLDRIAGQVAAANKKH; encoded by the exons ATGCCTGGCGTAACTGTGAAAGACGTGAACCAGCAGGAATTTGTGAGGGCCCTCGCAGCCTTCCTGAAAAA GTCAGGTAAACTGAAGGTACCTGAATGGGTAGACACAGTCAAACTAGCCAAACACAAGGAACTGGCTCCCTATGATGAGAACTGGTTCTACACCAGAGCTG CATCCACAGCCCGCCACCTGTATCTCCGTGGTGGTGCCGGAGTAGGCTCCATGACCAAGATCTATGGAGGCCGCCAGCGCAATGGTGTGATGCCCAGCCACTTCAGCCGGGGCTCCAAGAGCGTTGCCAGGAGGGTGCTTCAGGCTTTGGAAGGGCTCAAAATGGTCGAGAAGGACCAGGATGG AGGTCGCAAGCTTACTCCTCAGGGACAGAGAGATCTGGACAGGATTGCTGGACAG
- the LOC134407796 gene encoding adenosine receptor A2b-like, translated as MGVYFGFAVLEGVLAMAIIAINLLVCATVYLHKELRGITNYLIVCLAVADLGVGALAIPFSVVLSMEYTLCFYACLFLTCFPLVTTQFSILLLLVIAINAHLKIKLPNSYAMHVKKVWVMILVAFCWLLSLLIGLSPMMGWNRFQQYAETNNKTLAFSFPSERAAFVVIARDIPYGRFLSKVYSKRRNFSYNEIHEGHLVPCSFTSIFSPEYLVYFVFFTCTLLPLAAMLGIYADLFRVVRGHFRSQALWPAKRREIQMARTLFLLVGVFCVCWGPLHVIYCVQLLCPRCQRYESLDRLAVLLSHLNSLANPLVYALRKKDFALALRSVFLYRVLRWPRLKACCCSRHKVHPQA; from the exons ATGGGTGTCTACTTCGGTTTTGCTGTTCTTGAAGGCGTCCTGGCCATGGCCATTATTGCCATCAACCTGCTGGTATGCGCCACGGTCTACCTGCACAAGGAGCTGAGGGGCATCACCAACTACCTGATCGTGTGCCTGGCAGTGGCCGACCTCGGGGTGGGAGCCTTGGCCATCCCCTTCTCCGTGGTGCTCAGCATGGAATATACCCTGTGCTTCTACGCGTGTCTCTTCCTCACTTGCTTCCCACTGGTCACCACCCAgttctccatcctcctcctcctggtcatTGCCATCAACGCCCACCTGAAGATCAAACTGCCCAACAG CTACGCCATGCATGTGAAGAAGGTCTGGGTGATGATCCTTGTGGCCTTCTGCTGGTTGCTATCACTGCTGATAGGCCTCTCACCAATGATGGGCTGGAACCGCTTTCAGCAGTACGCAGAGACAAACAACAAGACGTTGGCTTTCAGCTTCCCCTCTGAGAGAGCCGCCTTCGTCGTCATAGCCAGAGACATCCCTTATGGAAGATTCCTCTCTAAGGTCTATTCAAAGCGACGGAATTTCAGCTACAATGAAATCCATGAAGGACACCTGGTCCCCTGTTCCTTCACCTCCATTTTCAGCCCCGAGTATCTGGTCTACTTTGTCTTCTTTACCTGCACCCTGCTGCCACTGGCAGCCATGCTGGGCATCTACGCTGACCTCTTCCGGGTAGTCCGTGGCCATTTCCGGTCCCAGGCTCTTTGGCCTGCCAAGAGAAGGGAAATCCAGATGGCCCGCACCCTCTTCCTCTTGGTCGGCGTCTTCTGCGTTTGCTGGGGGCCGCTGCATGTCATCTACTGCGTTCAGCTCCTGTGCCCCAGGTGCCAGCGGTACGAATCATTGGACCGCCTGGCAGTGTTGCTCTCCCACCTGAACTCCTTGGCCAACCCACTGGTTTATGCCCTGAGGAAGAAGGACTTTGCATTGGCCCTGCGGTCTGTATTCCTCTATCGTGTCCTGCGCTGGCCAAGACTCAAGGCCTGCTGTTGCTCCAGACACAAAGTCCATCCCCAGGCTTGA